One segment of Bradyrhizobium sp. CB2312 DNA contains the following:
- the aroQ gene encoding type II 3-dehydroquinate dehydratase has product MSRLVYVLNGPNLNLLGKRQPHIYGHETLADVERDCRALAKELGLEIRFHQSNREYELIDWIHEARETAAGIVMNPAAFTHTSVAILDALNTFEGTVIEVHISNVHKREEFRHHSFVSKRADGVIAGFGTQGYLLGLRRVAKLLDEKKE; this is encoded by the coding sequence ATGAGTCGCCTTGTCTACGTCCTCAATGGACCAAATCTCAATTTGCTCGGCAAGCGCCAGCCCCACATCTACGGTCACGAGACGCTTGCGGACGTGGAGCGAGACTGCCGGGCGCTGGCCAAGGAGCTTGGCCTGGAGATTCGCTTTCATCAATCCAACAGGGAATATGAGCTGATCGACTGGATCCACGAGGCGCGTGAGACGGCAGCCGGTATCGTGATGAACCCCGCGGCGTTCACCCATACGTCGGTCGCCATCCTGGATGCTCTGAACACGTTCGAGGGGACAGTGATCGAGGTGCATATTTCCAACGTGCACAAGCGCGAGGAATTCCGCCACCACTCGTTTGTCTCCAAACGAGCTGATGGGGTCATCGCAGGCTTCGGCACCCAGGGTTATCTGCTCGGCTTGCGTCGTGTAGCCAAGCTGCTTGATGAGAAGAAGGAATAG
- a CDS encoding amino acid ABC transporter ATP-binding protein produces MQDNILIEMKGVQKWYGGYQALRDVNLNVRKGEKIVLCGPSGSGKSTLIRCINRLEAIQQGSIVVNGHRLDDSIKAIDVVRQDVGMVFQSFNLFPHMTVLQNCMLAPIRARRIAKTEAEAIARKYLERVRIGDQAEKYPAQLSGGQQQRVAIARALCMQPKVMLFDEPTSALDPEMVKEVLDTMIGLANDGMTMICVTHEMGFARQVADRVIFMAEGQIIEEGAPDAFFRNPQHARTRQFLGEILAHH; encoded by the coding sequence ATGCAGGACAATATCCTGATCGAAATGAAGGGCGTGCAGAAGTGGTACGGCGGGTACCAGGCCCTCCGTGACGTCAATCTCAATGTGCGCAAGGGCGAGAAGATCGTGCTCTGCGGTCCGTCCGGGTCGGGCAAATCGACGCTGATCCGCTGTATCAACCGTCTCGAGGCGATCCAGCAGGGCAGCATCGTGGTGAACGGTCATCGGCTTGACGACAGCATCAAGGCGATCGATGTCGTACGTCAGGACGTCGGCATGGTCTTTCAGAGCTTCAATCTCTTTCCGCATATGACGGTCTTGCAGAACTGCATGCTGGCGCCCATCCGCGCGCGCCGCATCGCCAAGACCGAGGCGGAGGCGATTGCGCGAAAATACCTCGAGCGCGTGCGCATCGGTGACCAGGCCGAGAAATATCCGGCTCAGCTTTCGGGCGGTCAGCAACAGCGCGTCGCGATCGCCCGTGCGCTCTGCATGCAGCCCAAGGTCATGCTGTTCGACGAACCGACCTCAGCTCTCGATCCTGAGATGGTCAAGGAGGTGCTCGACACGATGATCGGCCTCGCCAACGACGGCATGACCATGATTTGCGTCACCCACGAGATGGGTTTTGCCCGCCAGGTTGCCGACCGGGTCATCTTCATGGCTGAAGGGCAGATCATCGAAGAAGGCGCGCCCGACGCTTTCTTCCGCAATCCCCAACACGCCCGCACCAGGCAGTTCCTCGGCGAGATCCTCGCCCATCATTGA